One Rhodanobacteraceae bacterium DNA segment encodes these proteins:
- a CDS encoding NUDIX hydrolase, with the protein MTDQSIETLFAGKYVHLRRRGTWEYAERANPQGAVIIVAVTPEDRVLLVEQYRIPIQSKTLEFPAGLIGDQASFEGESWRESARRELLEETGWDCEHVDSIMAGPSSAGMSTEIMHFVRARGLMRVNAGGGDASEDITVHEVPVNEIAAFVAAKMAAGFAIDPKVYAGIYFLNHDAAGRAL; encoded by the coding sequence ATGACTGATCAATCCATTGAAACCCTGTTCGCTGGCAAGTATGTGCATCTGCGCCGACGCGGTACCTGGGAATACGCCGAGCGCGCCAATCCGCAGGGTGCCGTGATCATCGTCGCGGTCACGCCCGAGGACCGGGTGTTGCTGGTGGAGCAGTACCGCATCCCGATCCAGTCAAAGACCCTGGAGTTTCCGGCCGGACTGATCGGCGATCAGGCCAGCTTCGAAGGCGAATCCTGGCGCGAGTCGGCCCGTCGCGAACTGCTGGAAGAAACCGGCTGGGACTGCGAGCACGTCGACAGCATCATGGCCGGCCCGAGTTCCGCCGGCATGAGCACCGAAATCATGCATTTCGTCCGCGCCCGCGGCCTGATGCGGGTAAATGCCGGCGGTGGCGATGCCAGCGAGGACATCACCGTGCACGAAGTCCCGGTCAACGAGATCGCCGCCTTCGTCGCCGCCAAGATGGCCGCCGGTTTCGCAATTGATCCCAAGGTCTATGCCGGCATTTATTTCCTCAATCACGACGCCGCCGGCCGCGCTCTGTAG
- the aceA gene encoding isocitrate lyase, producing MAFLTAEQLEQDWATNPRWKGVTRPYSAADVVRLRGTVPVEHTLAKLGSEKLWRYLHTEDYVNALGALTGNMAMQQVKAGLKAIYLSGWQVAADANTAGAMYPDQSLYPVDSVPNVVRRINNALLRADELHHAEGDADFDWLQPIVADAEAGFGGVLNAFELMKHMIEAGAAGVHWEDQLASAKKCGHMGGKVLVPTQEAVQKLIAARLAADCAGVPSIIVARTDALAADLVTSDIDPNDKPFLTGERTVEGFYLSNMGPEQAISRGLAYAPYCDLIWCETGKPDLEFAKQFADAIHAKFPGKMLAYNCSPSFNWKKYLDDATIAKFQRELGAMGYKFQFITLAGFHALNFSMFQLAKGYKSRQMSAYVELQQAEFAAEPLGYTATKHQREVGTGYFDQVTQVIAGAQSSITALKGSTEDEQFLDEKVA from the coding sequence ATGGCGTTTTTGACTGCTGAGCAATTGGAACAAGATTGGGCCACCAATCCCCGATGGAAGGGCGTCACCCGCCCCTACAGTGCAGCCGACGTGGTACGTCTGCGCGGCACCGTGCCCGTAGAGCACACGCTGGCCAAGCTCGGTTCCGAGAAGCTCTGGCGCTATCTGCACACCGAGGATTACGTCAATGCGCTCGGCGCGCTGACCGGCAACATGGCCATGCAGCAGGTCAAGGCTGGCCTCAAGGCCATCTACCTGTCGGGCTGGCAGGTGGCTGCAGATGCCAATACCGCTGGCGCCATGTATCCCGACCAGTCGCTGTATCCGGTGGACTCGGTGCCGAATGTGGTGCGCCGCATCAACAACGCGCTGCTGCGCGCCGACGAGCTGCACCATGCTGAAGGCGATGCCGACTTCGACTGGCTGCAGCCGATCGTGGCCGACGCCGAGGCCGGTTTCGGCGGCGTGCTCAATGCCTTCGAACTGATGAAGCACATGATCGAGGCCGGTGCCGCCGGTGTGCATTGGGAAGACCAGCTGGCCAGCGCCAAGAAGTGCGGCCACATGGGCGGCAAGGTGCTGGTGCCGACCCAGGAAGCGGTGCAGAAGCTGATTGCCGCACGTCTGGCGGCCGACTGCGCCGGCGTGCCGAGCATCATCGTTGCCCGCACCGATGCGCTCGCCGCCGATCTGGTCACCAGCGATATTGATCCGAATGACAAGCCCTTCCTGACCGGTGAGCGCACCGTTGAGGGCTTCTACCTGAGCAATATGGGTCCGGAGCAGGCGATCTCGCGTGGTCTGGCCTATGCACCCTATTGCGATCTGATCTGGTGCGAGACCGGCAAGCCGGATCTGGAATTCGCCAAGCAGTTCGCCGATGCCATCCATGCCAAGTTCCCGGGCAAGATGCTCGCATACAACTGCTCGCCGAGCTTCAACTGGAAGAAGTACCTGGACGACGCCACCATCGCCAAGTTCCAGCGCGAGCTCGGCGCCATGGGCTACAAGTTCCAGTTCATCACGCTGGCCGGTTTCCACGCGCTGAATTTCTCGATGTTCCAGCTGGCCAAGGGCTACAAGTCGCGTCAGATGTCGGCTTATGTGGAACTGCAGCAGGCTGAGTTTGCGGCCGAGCCGCTGGGCTACACTGCGACCAAGCACCAGCGCGAAGTGGGCACGGGTTACTTCGACCAGGTCACCCAGGTCATCGCCGGCGCGCAGTCTTCGATCACCGCGCTGAAGGGTTCCACCGAGGACGAGCAGTTCCTCGATGAAAAGGTAGCCTGA
- the aceB gene encoding malate synthase A: protein MTQDQSAPTSRLRVVAPPAADAARILTPEALQFLEDLCIRFLPERKRLLAAREARQERINAGELPDFRPETAAIRAGDWKVAPIPLDLWDRRVEITGPVDRKMIINALNSGAKTFMADFEDSNAPTWDNLIGGQGNLFDAIRRQVDFVTPEGKAYKLKDQTATLIVRPRGWHLDEAHVTLDGEPISGSLFDFALFLFHNGQELLARGSGPYFYLPKLENHIEARLWNLVIDHCETQLKLPRGSVKVTVLIETLLGAFEMDEILYELREHIVGLNCGRWDYIFSYIRTFQTDASRVLPERGQVTMGSGFLKAYSQLLIKTCHRRGAFAMGGMAAQIPIKNDPEANEAAMAKVRIDKEREASNGHDGTWVAHPGLVPIAMEIFDKHMPEANQLGNLRPDVEVSAEDLIRPQQGTITEAGVRLNMNIGLEYIGAWFSGNGCVPIHNLMEDAATAEISRAQLWQWVRTGARLDDGRVIDAAKVEQWLNEEVVKLKNGNHPLSATDLDAAAAILKQLALAERFERFLTLPAYGLLLQRERG from the coding sequence ATGACCCAAGATCAGTCCGCGCCGACGTCTCGTCTGCGTGTCGTCGCTCCTCCCGCGGCCGATGCAGCGCGCATTCTCACCCCGGAAGCGCTGCAATTCCTGGAAGATCTCTGCATTCGCTTCCTGCCTGAGCGCAAGCGGCTGCTGGCGGCGCGTGAGGCCCGTCAGGAGCGCATCAACGCCGGCGAGCTGCCGGATTTTCGTCCCGAGACCGCCGCGATCCGCGCTGGCGACTGGAAGGTGGCGCCGATTCCCCTCGACCTGTGGGATCGCCGGGTCGAGATCACCGGGCCGGTGGATCGCAAGATGATCATCAACGCGCTCAACTCGGGCGCCAAGACCTTCATGGCCGATTTCGAGGATTCGAATGCGCCGACCTGGGACAATCTGATCGGAGGGCAGGGCAATCTCTTTGATGCCATCCGCCGCCAGGTCGATTTCGTCACGCCCGAAGGCAAGGCCTACAAGCTCAAGGACCAGACCGCCACGCTGATCGTGCGACCGCGCGGCTGGCATCTGGACGAGGCCCACGTGACGCTCGATGGCGAGCCGATTTCAGGCTCGCTGTTCGACTTCGCCCTGTTCCTGTTTCACAACGGCCAGGAACTGCTGGCGCGCGGCAGTGGCCCGTACTTCTATCTGCCGAAGCTGGAAAACCACATTGAAGCGCGGTTGTGGAATCTGGTCATCGATCACTGCGAAACGCAGCTGAAATTGCCGCGGGGTTCGGTCAAGGTCACGGTGCTGATCGAGACCCTGCTCGGCGCTTTCGAAATGGATGAAATTCTTTACGAACTGCGCGAGCACATCGTGGGCCTCAATTGCGGCCGCTGGGATTACATCTTCAGCTACATCCGCACCTTCCAGACCGATGCCAGCCGGGTGTTGCCCGAGCGCGGACAGGTCACGATGGGCAGCGGTTTCCTCAAGGCCTATTCGCAGCTGCTGATCAAGACCTGCCATCGCCGCGGCGCTTTTGCGATGGGCGGCATGGCGGCGCAGATTCCCATCAAGAACGATCCGGAAGCCAATGAGGCGGCAATGGCCAAGGTGCGCATCGACAAGGAGCGCGAGGCCAGCAATGGCCACGACGGCACCTGGGTGGCGCATCCGGGGCTGGTGCCGATCGCGATGGAGATCTTCGACAAGCACATGCCCGAAGCCAATCAGCTGGGCAATCTGCGCCCCGATGTCGAGGTGTCGGCCGAGGACCTGATCCGTCCGCAGCAGGGCACGATCACCGAGGCTGGTGTGCGCCTGAACATGAACATCGGTCTGGAATACATCGGCGCCTGGTTCTCGGGCAACGGCTGTGTGCCCATCCACAACCTGATGGAAGACGCCGCGACTGCCGAGATCTCCCGCGCCCAGTTGTGGCAGTGGGTGCGCACCGGTGCCCGCCTGGACGATGGTCGAGTGATCGATGCGGCCAAGGTGGAGCAGTGGCTCAATGAGGAAGTGGTTAAGCTCAAGAACGGCAATCACCCGCTGAGCGCCACCGACCTGGATGCCGCCGCCGCAATTCTGAAGCAGTTGGCTCTGGCCGAGCGTTTCGAGCGTTTTCTTACCCTCCCGGCCTACGGGCTGCTATTGCAACGTGAACGAGGCTGA
- a CDS encoding glutathione S-transferase family protein → MTRPSLTYFDAPVSRGEECRLALQLAGVDFEDHRIRREDWPALKEHTPYGSLPVLDLPGHPPLAQTNAILVLIGRRHGLHPADDFEAARHEGMMQHVEDLRANVGPTIRMGEAEKKTAREALVAGYLPAWGRAAERNIATGPYFAGERIHVVDVKLHMAVRWFLGGNVDHIPANIFCSYPKLMGVHDAVREHPQIKAWYARA, encoded by the coding sequence GTGACTCGACCCAGCCTGACCTATTTCGACGCCCCGGTGAGCCGCGGTGAGGAATGCCGCCTCGCGCTGCAGTTGGCGGGCGTCGACTTTGAAGACCATCGTATTCGTCGCGAAGACTGGCCGGCGTTGAAGGAACACACGCCCTACGGCTCGCTGCCCGTGCTCGATTTGCCTGGACATCCGCCGCTGGCGCAGACCAATGCCATCCTGGTGCTGATTGGTCGCCGCCACGGGCTGCACCCGGCCGACGACTTCGAGGCGGCCCGCCACGAGGGCATGATGCAGCACGTGGAAGATCTGCGTGCGAATGTCGGCCCCACCATCCGCATGGGCGAGGCCGAGAAAAAGACCGCCCGCGAAGCACTGGTGGCCGGCTACCTGCCCGCCTGGGGCCGCGCGGCCGAACGCAACATCGCCACCGGGCCGTACTTCGCGGGCGAGCGCATCCACGTGGTCGACGTGAAACTGCATATGGCCGTGCGCTGGTTCCTCGGCGGCAACGTCGACCACATTCCGGCCAACATCTTCTGCAGCTACCCCAAACTCATGGGCGTACACGACGCCGTGCGCGAGCATCCGCAGATCAAGGCCTGGTACGCGCGGGCGTAG
- a CDS encoding AraC family transcriptional regulator → MLWWEATLTAVAVGVALLSLLTLRMQHNLRDHERLFAVVSGSLALSLMSPFVVDTQPWLVWMVAIGGSVTCNGFWLVSRTLFRGDRGVRRVHLLLAASVAILIAIHRGTALQANAEPSMATVSIDALLTLSSTSLLALSFVEPLRGWSAQWTQTERSLRIGFMILYGSSVLSTTLLGELAHAFPTLVPLRTSAVALCAMLMIAFMHHAFRLRRLSPAPLLAADRAHSAPRAPVPAAGDATLIAELQRHLSVLKVYREPELKVAQLAERLGTVEHRLSKLITQHTGERNFNQLLNRHRVAHACALLAAPEGCGTILQVSSESGFASLGPFNRAFKSMMGCTPTAYRARCLAEGRHHQADTIGYPLSSNSAAATRELFPQT, encoded by the coding sequence ATGCTGTGGTGGGAAGCAACTTTGACCGCCGTGGCCGTTGGCGTGGCACTGCTGTCGTTGCTGACCTTGCGGATGCAGCACAACCTGCGGGATCACGAGCGGCTGTTCGCCGTGGTCAGCGGCTCTCTGGCGTTGTCGCTGATGTCACCGTTCGTGGTGGACACCCAACCCTGGCTGGTGTGGATGGTGGCGATCGGTGGCTCAGTCACCTGCAACGGCTTCTGGCTGGTCTCCCGCACCCTGTTCCGCGGCGACCGCGGCGTGCGGCGGGTACACCTTCTGCTGGCGGCAAGTGTGGCCATCCTCATTGCCATCCATCGCGGCACGGCGCTGCAAGCCAACGCCGAACCGTCCATGGCTACTGTGAGCATCGATGCCTTGCTGACGTTGAGCAGCACTTCCTTGCTGGCGTTGAGCTTCGTTGAACCCCTGCGCGGCTGGTCCGCGCAATGGACACAGACCGAGCGGAGCTTGCGCATCGGCTTCATGATCCTCTACGGCAGCAGCGTCCTTTCGACGACGCTGTTGGGTGAACTCGCGCATGCCTTCCCGACGCTGGTCCCGCTGCGAACCAGCGCTGTGGCGCTTTGCGCCATGCTGATGATCGCTTTCATGCATCATGCCTTTCGCCTGCGGCGCCTGAGTCCGGCACCCTTGCTTGCCGCTGACCGGGCGCATTCCGCGCCGAGGGCCCCGGTTCCGGCTGCCGGTGACGCGACCCTGATCGCCGAGCTGCAGCGCCACCTGAGCGTCCTCAAGGTCTATCGCGAACCCGAGCTGAAAGTTGCGCAGCTGGCCGAGCGACTGGGAACCGTTGAGCATCGGCTCAGCAAGCTGATCACCCAGCACACCGGCGAAAGAAACTTCAACCAATTGCTCAACCGCCACCGCGTAGCCCACGCCTGTGCGCTGCTCGCGGCCCCAGAGGGCTGCGGCACTATCCTGCAGGTCAGCAGCGAAAGCGGCTTCGCCTCGCTGGGCCCATTCAACCGCGCATTCAAGTCCATGATGGGCTGCACGCCCACCGCGTATCGTGCCCGTTGCCTGGCCGAAGGCAGACACCATCAGGCGGACACCATCGGATACCCACTTTCCAGCAACTCTGCGGCAGCAACGCGCGAGTTGTTCCCACAGACATGA